The genome window CTCAGGACCCCATTTTCTAATCTGGCCATGACCCCTAGTTTGAGTAAATTTAAATGTTGTTTTATTTAACATGCTGTCTTGTAGAGGTTATGAGAGGAAACTTTCCTTATCCAAACACATTTCTACCAGACGTAGAATTCCAGATAACCCAATTCTGTACATTTGCCAATAATTGGGCTTTTGACAAATCAGATCTGATCTTTTTGCAATAATTGGACAAAAGagcagaattgggctgcctgtgtaagcGCAGCCATTGTCTGTGCATCTTCTACATTATGGTTCTTGACGCATCCAGCCATCTGTGAATGAATAGTACTTCACCTTGGGCCAATGATCAACTTTAGTATGCTGCTGACCAACCTCAGAGTAGATATTCCGTACTACATCACAGGGTTGATTGTAGCCCTTGGGCTATACTGATTTCTTTCAAACATTTGTCACTTTCCAGCAGCCAGACAAAACAAACAAAGATAGGAAAAAAACATGATGGTGGATGACATGTCATGAACGGCACCATCTGAACCCAAACAAAAGACTGATTTACATTCTATCAGTTCTGGATCAATGGCTTTGTCTCATGATGTGTTATCTTTCAGAATTGTTTTGTTGGATAACGGGCAAATGGAGACTCTTCATTCATCTTGCCCTGAAAACAGGAATGAAAAGGAGTTCGAATTAATTTGGATTCAAAGATTTCTACCTTTTGAACACATTGTATGAGAGAGAAAAAGGACTGGAGCATAAAAAGTGCTTAGCACAACATATAGAAAAGTAAACCATCTTTGCATATAATTAATAGTCAATTTAATTTATCTGATAAATTCTCCTAATTCTCATATGTTAACATCCATTTTGGTTTGGTTTCCTGTGCGCTACACAGCATTTCTTCTATATCACTTCCATATCTGAATGTCCTGTACATTCAACGGAAAGCTCTTTTGCATGCAATATCTGTCGTATGCTATCCTCACAGAAAAATTTACTCACCATTGGCACATCTTCGAGCCTCTCAAACTTTGAACCTCTGGAATTAATGAACTTTGCAATCCCAACAGCCAGTAGAAGACCCAGACAGATGCAAAATATGCATAGGACTGCTACAAGACCCGGACTCCTTGATAAGTCATGGCTCCCATCACTTTGTAAAGCTAAAGAATAAATTACAGTGAAAAAGTATAGTTACGCAAATATATGAATCGGTTGTCTTAAAAGTCGTCACCTGTATTGATTCATTCTGTGGCATTTACAAAACATGAAAATGCTGTTATCTTGAAAACTTAATTATAATAGAACCTAGGTGCCCATTGGTAACAGCCTTACCGCTAAGACTCACTGTCTGCAGGGATTGATTTGATGAATTCAATAATATACTATTTGAATCTGAAACACACACCTGTGCTCGAGCTTATGTTCCCTGTGGTAAAATCAGAGTTTGGTGACAAAGTTGACGAGAAGTTTGAGGATGTGGAGTCATGAGAAGTTGTTCCAGTTAGGGTCTCATTTGTAGAAGTGTCAGCTGTAAAACCTGTAGAGGTGGTGCTACCATCGGATGCTTGTGATGGAGTCAGTGTCTGAGAGGATTGGGAAGGCTCGGTTGTCGGTGATGATTCCAATGGGACTTCAGTGTTACCAGTAGGAGCTGAATCAGGTGTTTCACTGACTATGAGACTTGTTATACTGGCTTTTGAGGCAGGGACCACTGTGGTGATGACATACAATGTTGGGGTTGTCTTGTTGGTATCCTTCAATGAAGACAAGTTTGGGGCTCCAGTGGACCCTGCATTAAAAGATTGTTTTTATTGAATCATTTCACATTTACAAACTAGGCATGCATACATATATTTATCATATTTAGTTATGCTCTGCAACTGGCTCATCCCTGTTAACAAATCTGTATCGGAGTTCAATGTTTTGAgacaatttttttgttgttaaacACATTGAGACAAAACCTGGTATGCATTCGGGTAGTCTCTCGTGATAGACTGTTACTTGCCAGCGCACAAGCAACATTTGGTTCTGTACTTGGTCGATCTGGGGTgtcaaaaataaatgtaatgtgGAAAAGTCTAGTTCCCTTCTGTTTTTCTAATGAAAAACAACACTTCACATTTGCATATAATGAAAGTAATATCCCCGTCATTTGCattgaagaagagacagagatgttggggtgccttgtaaggatccgacagCGAGTGAGTAATCCgactctaccatcagtcctatttgccaacatgcaatcattggataataaaatgGATGAGGTCCggtcaagactatcctaccaatgggacattaaatactgtaatatcttgtgtttcactgaatcatggctgaacgacaacatctATAACATACAACTGGCTAGGTTTTCAGTGCAtcagcaagatagaacagctgcctccggtaagacaaaGGGTGGCGGTCTAtgtctatttgtaaataacagGTGTTCCATGAAATCTAGTATTAAGGAGCTCTTAAGGTTTTGCttacctgaggtagagtatatcatgataagctgtagaccacactatttaccaaggaATTTTTCAAcaatatttttcgtagctgtctatttaccaccacaaaccgatgctggcactaagaccgcactcaacaagTGGTATAAGCAAACAATAAAATGCTCATCCAAAGTGGCCTGGGGACTTTGATGCAGGGAAACGTAAATCTGTTTTacatcatttctaccagcatgttacatgtgcaaccagaggagacAAAAACTCCAGACCACCTTTATTCCACTCACAGAGAAGTGACAaagctcgccctccatttggcaaatctgaccataactctatcttcctgattcctgcttacaagcaaaaaataaaactaaattactatggcattgaggagtacaccacatcagtcactggcttcatcaataagtgcatcagtgacatcatccccacattgaccgtacgtacataccccaaccagaagccatggattacagttaCATCCGCAtggagctaaagggtagagctgccgctttcaaggagcgggactctaacccggacgctgataagaaatcccgctatgtcctccgacaggcaaagcgtcaatacaagactaagatcgaattgtactacaccagctccgacgctcgtcggatgtggcacggcttgcaaactattacggactataaagggaagcacatctgcgagctgcccagtgacacaagcctaccagatgagtgAAATTACTTcgatgctcgcttcaaggcaagcaacactgaagcatgcatgagcgcatcagctgttccagacgactgtgtgatcacactttCCGTaaccaatgtgagtaagaccattaaacaggtcaacattcacaaggccgcagggccagacataTTTTTTTGCATAccgacccactccaatttgcataccaccccaacagatccacagatgatgcaatctcttttgcactccatactgccctttcccacctggaccaaaggaacacctatgtgagaacgctattcattgactacagctcagcgttcaacaccatagtgccctcaaagctcatcactaagctaaggatcctgagactaaacacctccctctgcaactagatccttGGACTTGctgacgggctgccccccaggtggtaagggaaggtaacaacacatctgcaacacatctgccacactccACTCATGTACTTCCTgtacacccatgactgcatggccaaacacaactccaacactatcattaagtttgcagaaaacacaacagtggtaggcctgattaccgacaacgatgaaacagactttagggaggaggtcagagacctgtggtgccaggataacaacctctctctcaacgtgatcaagacaaaggagatgattgtggactacaggaaaaggaggaccgagcacgcacccattctcatcgacggggttgtagtggagaaggttgagatcttcaagttccttggtgtccacatcaccaacaaactatcgtggttgaaacacaccaagacagtcgtaaagagggcacaaAAATGCCTATTCACCCTCAGGAGACCCCCCCACCCcaatttttacgctgctgctactctctgtttattgtctatgcatagttactttacctctacctacgtGTACATATTTCCTCAATTTCCTTGACTAGCCTGTGGCCCCAcaccttgactctgtaccggtaccccctgtatctagccttgctactgttattttattgttcctctttaattatttatttttcaatttTGTATagttttttacttcagtttatttgagtaaatacttgaacacttatttttcttaactgcattattggttaagggcttgtaagtaagcctttcattataaggtctacacctgttgttatcggcgcatgtgacaaatgacatttgatttgatttaaaacggTAAGATGTAAAAATACTTAGTGATTACCAAAGTTCTAGAGCAGGACTTTAACAGACAACCATCgattcaactcatcccaaactcaTATTTGCTTGGACACACACCACTGGCCCTTTAGTTGTTGCTGCAACTTTCTTCATTAGTGACCTAATGTTCTATGGCGTAAGAAAATCTATTGCTTAAATTCAGATCTTTTATTTAATACTTTGTAGCTGCTTTTATGTGCAATATCCAAAAAATAAATCTATTTCACTTGACTTGAAACCACAATGTCCTGTATACATATTTCCTGGTCATGGTTGTTTTACGGTGTGACCATAACCTCCCTGTTTAGCATAAATTTCCAGTTACAACGGAGCTCTCCATACAGTTTAGGTAAATTATTCTCTAAGGGAATAGGTTTTTACGAAGAAGATTTTAAATATTGACTTACCTAGAGTGACGGCTACCAAAACAAAAGGTAGAAATATAGCGACACTCATTGCTCCCGCCATGTTTCCCTAGAGGTATTGACGTGATGGTCAACTTGACAGCATGCCCACATTAATACATCCTTGAAAGCAGGATGTTGGTGAATGGCCAGGGCGATCTGCTTCTTTTATTCAGTGCATATTCAATGCCTGGAGCGGGCGAGTCACTGTTTGAACAAGTATGTTTGCTCAATAATGAAACTAACCACCCTAAGAGCTGAGGGAGTTGAATGACAGTCTACAGTCAAGAGGCATTAAAGTGGGATACATTTTTCCACAAAACAATTCATATCCTTCAAACACCCATTCACAGGATAACTTTCTTAATGCATATTTAGTTCCGTCACCTATTATTTAATATCTACTGTTTTAAAATGATTAGAAAAAATATAAAGCCACTTGATTTCCTAAAAATACAAGTAAAACACAAAAATAAAGCAGCATTGCATTGTCTGAGAAGATAATCACAGTTGAACATGAGGACCCTTGAAACATAATTTGCTATCCCTTCTTACTGATTACATTTATTCTGCCCATCCCATAACAGTGTACGTAGATTAGTAGAACATTGACAAAAGTAAATGATTGAGTAATCAGAGAGACTACTTGCATAGGATTTCACAGGTTTCTTGGGTCCTTCCTGTTGGAAATACACTAGTTTAGTGGATAAGGAAGTTGAACGTTGTCTTAGGATTCTTAGTCAACAGGCGGAGGAATTCCTCACTACACAAGGGTGTTTATGGATTAAATGTTGTAATACCTGAATCTATAACCCCCAGTCATACCAGAAATGTGGGTTTTTTAATCTGTGCCACATCGACCCTTTGATCCCTTTCATACAAATTCATATAAGTAGAAGTGCAATGTATTATGAAGGTACGACAACttcacatatattttttaaatttggtATTTTCTCCCAAAAATAACATGACATGTTATTCATGTTTCAAATGTTAATTACAGCATTTAACTTGAACTTTTTCCATGTGCCTACGCTAATACAAGATCATCAAATTATATGTATTATAGACGGACTGTGCATAATCTATCATTTCCATTCTTCAACACATTTGCCATAAATGGCCAACTATGTAATAAATACATCACATTCCTCCATTAACTTTTGATTCTGTAAATCCTTTTCAGTGTCGATTTtaacatgtaaatcttggtggtggggggtgtaatgcatgccagcaaagccactacacaaaactaaacaatacatgaattgcacaataacggtgacaaacggtgcccacaaactgttaagacctacataaagctgtcccaacagcagtcccaacatcttaccactgttacacctggttatcagcggagccttgtctgtcagcgaaacagttcattcagcctcatttactgtctttaaaaaacatagctgatattgttgacttgcttaaacaaatgtggtttttaatgacaattgagatgtacaaactatggcataaggggacgacaagtggATAAGAGGCCATCCGTAATTTTGatttaagacattaatgagcgagctaggacggacgtagtctaTATGACTATTTGTTTAGCagttttgaaatgtacagtgacagaattcagaacatgggccgttcttacagtgttctccctgtacaccaagttagaaccataggataaataaatggggcatataagcagacaatgaaagctcttacaatattcaatgattacatttctcgaaaacaggttataggctacatgtgcaccaccaagtcagaacaataggtgaaattaagaggggtaaatatatcaaattattagggtgaggtacatgggctactaacatcttactgCACAACATacactttcttagctacagtatacatatctccctggcatattaaatcagttgttttgagcgtggcacaaatcatgcttcattgacagcatggccaatgttgattgtttatcattttaaatttGGAAAAGAGCGCCTTAATCCCAGATtttggaccacacagccactatcactgattccttccaagccactcattgttgaatttgcgatttccacaTTGTTGTGTAAtatccaatggccgatgagcactgatatgttttatctataatttatcttcattatttctcttcacatGACAAGGATTaacaaggatttgccagtagattgtcgacttgattcatgatgatgactgctagctaagattttgaaagtatgatgttgacatgatcagtccaatcaaagctactgtacatataacgtgatttgatgtcatattatctgtggccaatgaccttgagccttcttggatgggcacttctaatttaactctatggcagcacccaaggggctagaaGTTTTTAGGTCTAACCTAAGACTTGGCGGTGACATAGTGTCCCTATGAgcgacagaacactgagccataCACGGCGTAGTGCTCTATATTTTCTGGTGGCTAGCCCcaacaccacagaaagcactgagctaggctgaaacaactgcattttgaaactgccttactcaagaaaacaaagagACCATCTTGTATTCTTTATTAACTcaacgatatatatatatatatttttttttttaacattgtttgcaaactgatatgtgacatattaatgccaaaataacatgcaaatcAGGCAAGTCAAAAATGTGGGGCTTAAAACAGCTGGGGCTCTGAATGACGGGTCAAGGGCAAGATTGGTACCTTAACCAGTAGGATACCATTATGTGAATATTACACCAGAAAAGTTCTGCAATACATAAAAATGCACATATAATCATACACACATTTAAATTATACACCCTGCAGTGTGCAAGAGACAACTATACCAAGAATGAAACATTGATATTCAACTCTTTGGAGTTCAGTATTGAGTTCAGTACTAGGGCAATCAGACCACACCAATCAGCCTATAGTTAGACATAACAAACAAACGGTTACAATCAGACCCTAGGATTCCAAATGTCACAATCTCAGTCAAATCAACCCTCTACATTCTCTGTCATCAGATACAATATAACATATAAAGTGGTATAATTTGTAACGTAGTGAACTTTATGCCATAATCCAGTCCATGTATTTGTACTGTGGGATTCCAGTTCCATGTTTTACAACAGCCAGACGGTGGGAGGGATATGATATGTGAACTATGTAATGCCAGCATACTTCTGAGTAAAGTTAAACTAAAGTATACGAACGCCCCGACCTCAATTCTTATAAACATAAGCAATCTAAATAACTGGATGTTACATAATTAAACAACAAACATATTCTACACATCATACAAGACTGTAGTACTTAGCTTATAGAACTCCCAGAACTTGTCTTTGAATTCCTGTGTGCCTTTGGATAGACTGTGTCCTTCCATTACTCCCATGCCTGCAATCAGCAAAGGGGACGGATTGGTGCATTTACTGTGTAAAAGTCTGGGATGTCTACTAAAAGACTTAACAGTACATAGTAAGTATAACAATGGAACACATACAAATGACATCCTATCACCATAGTATGCCATTTGTCATAAAGCCAAGGTAACTTTTGACTGAATCTTTAATGTCTAGTTTTGACGTACACAAACCCTTTTCTTACTTCACTAGTGTCTTGAAGGAATTGAActttgactccacacacacacacacatacacttaagGTAAACATGCACAAGGCGTTTTCACATTCAGTGCCAGGTTTCCCGATAGCCATGGAACTTAGGCTTATGAGTGTTTAAAGGAGTCATCTTCCCTACAATGACCGAAGATGtaacatgtgtttcccaaaaCACCAGTCGCTAAGCTTTCTCAATTCCAATCTTACCTTAACATTATAATTATTTCACAATAATAACATCAGCTCAGAGAGAGATTCCTTACAAAACAGTTTACCAGAAGTTGTTTCTGGTGAACACAAGTTCCAAGACCAGTTGATGACCAATCATGGGGATTAGAAAAATGGAAAccaagctatctagctagctacctacaaaATTTGTTCAGTGAGTGTCTAACTTATTAATTAAACATGCTAATAAACTTGAACATTGTATTAGCTCAATTATGCCTAGTTAGCAATGTCATGTTTTATGAGAGAGTGAAACATTTTGTTGATACCAATTTCAATCTGTCAGTGCCACTGACTGGCTAGCGCTTAGCTAGCTCATGTTAGCAATCATATTTTTGCACAACACACTTGAAATATAGTTGCGGTGCACTCACTCATAACACTTTTTTTTGAGTGATAAATTAGTTTATCGTCTTCAACATTGATAAGGTAAGCAAATGCATGTAGCCCATACATTCATTCTTTAACAATTAGATCTTTCATGTATTTAAACTAGTAGCTAGCACATTTTGATCATGTATTGTTCCTTATCTCTTTTTAGAATCAAATCAGTTACAAGGCAAAAATACAGATTGAGGCCTCAAATCTAACTGAGGACAGAGAAATATGTATGCATGGCTTTAAAATTGAAGTTACATTAAAAAAATGCTGGGTTGTTTGAATGACCCAATTGCTGAGTTGCAGGCATTGGGTCAATAGTTTGGTTGTTTTCTGTAAAAAGAGCAAGTTTGGGttgttggtgctgggttattaAAGTTGTGTTACTGATATTTAACCAAGCCAATGGGTTAATTCTCCCGCCACCAGCGC of Oncorhynchus gorbuscha isolate QuinsamMale2020 ecotype Even-year linkage group LG15, OgorEven_v1.0, whole genome shotgun sequence contains these proteins:
- the LOC123996816 gene encoding rho family-interacting cell polarization regulator 1-like → MAGAMSVAIFLPFVLVAVTLGSTGAPNLSSLKDTNKTTPTLYVITTVVPASKASITSLIVSETPDSAPTGNTEVPLESSPTTEPSQSSQTLTPSQASDGSTTSTGFTADTSTNETLTGTTSHDSTSSNFSSTLSPNSDFTTGNISSSTALQSDGSHDLSRSPGLVAVLCIFCICLGLLLAVGIAKFINSRGSKFERLEDVPMGKMNEESPFARYPTKQF